In Thermococcus sp. MV5, the genomic window AAAAGGTAGGGTTATTCCTAAGCGTTATCCAGGTAATGCTCCAGCTGAAGATCTACTAAATGACTTAAAAAAATGGATGTCAAAAAGAAAAAAGCCGTTCTTTGCATATTTGCATATTGGAGATGTTCATGAACCGTTAGCACCACCAGAAAAATTTAGGAATTACTTTGGAGAAGTAAAAGATATTCCAAATATAGAAAGATGGGACTTCAGAAGACCTGAAGAACAAAAAGGAGAGAGTTTGAAGAATATAGAATAAACAGAATGTTGCTTTATGACAACACGCTTAGATACGTTGATTATGCAATAGAGCAGTTTTATTCTTTCCTTGAAGATTCTGGATTGTTAGACTCAACAATTCTTGTTATTACAGCAGATCATGGAGAAGAATTTTGGGAGCATGCAAAATTAGAAGCAGAGAATTTCTACGATCCTAGGGGCTATTATGGTGTGGGCCATGGACATAATGTTTTCAATGAAATTATTGAAGTGCCTATTTTGCTTGATGGTGCAGTTAAAAACCGCGGAAATTATACTGAAAACAGAGTTAGTTCCGTTGATATAACTCCTACGATTTTAGATTTGTTGGGTGTTTCTCATAGTCTAACTTTTGATGGGCAAAACTTGTTTGAGGTTAAAAACAAGAAAAGGCCTTTGCTCTCCGAGGCCGCTGGTTATGGTTATGAGAAAAAGGCTTTAATTGTAGGAAGGTATAAGCTCATATACTCTCCAGATGATGGTGTTCAGTGGCTCTTTGACCTTAAGAAAGATCCGTTTGAACAGCATCCTATCAAAGATAAGGAAGTTACATCAATATTTGTGGACA contains:
- a CDS encoding sulfatase-like hydrolase/transferase, giving the protein MLLYDNTLRYVDYAIEQFYSFLEDSGLLDSTILVITADHGEEFWEHAKLEAENFYDPRGYYGVGHGHNVFNEIIEVPILLDGAVKNRGNYTENRVSSVDITPTILDLLGVSHSLTFDGQNLFEVKNKKRPLLSEAAGYGYEKKALIVGRYKLIYSPDDGVQWLFDLKKDPFEQHPIKDKEVTSIFVDKLNKMLREDERKKLRTILDRKF